One window of the Paraburkholderia sp. PGU19 genome contains the following:
- a CDS encoding isoprenylcysteine carboxylmethyltransferase family protein yields the protein MDALFEVLARACAATMLGLFSYAAIIHWLAEPGRITLLLLVVAECFTVGLSLFSRVPVRRDWTPFAYISSMGATYYFLAIRLGSGVQILPEWVGAALQVAGICWQIYAKASLRRSFGILPANRGVVSTGAYRFVRHPMYLGYFIADIGFLLSNFGIQNVLVYGGQFVLQACRIVREERLLSSDTLYRTYKSKVQYRVLPGLF from the coding sequence ATGGATGCGCTGTTCGAAGTGTTGGCGCGGGCATGTGCGGCGACGATGCTGGGTCTTTTCAGCTATGCAGCGATCATCCACTGGCTTGCTGAACCTGGGCGCATCACGTTACTACTACTAGTGGTCGCGGAGTGCTTCACGGTGGGTCTGTCGCTGTTCTCACGTGTACCTGTCCGGCGCGATTGGACGCCGTTTGCGTACATTTCTTCGATGGGCGCCACATATTACTTTCTCGCGATTCGACTCGGGTCGGGAGTACAGATCCTGCCGGAATGGGTGGGCGCGGCGTTGCAGGTTGCCGGGATATGCTGGCAGATCTATGCGAAGGCTTCGCTGCGCCGCTCGTTCGGGATATTGCCTGCGAACCGCGGCGTTGTTTCGACAGGTGCGTACCGGTTCGTGAGACATCCGATGTATCTCGGCTACTTCATCGCAGACATCGGCTTCCTGCTTTCGAACTTCGGCATCCAGAACGTGCTGGTATACGGGGGGCAGTTCGTATTGCAGGCGTGCAGAATCGTGCGGGAGGAACGGCTTTTGAGCAGTGACACGCTTTATCGCACGTACAAAAGCAAGGTGCAGTATCGTGTTTTGCCGGGACTTTTCTGA
- a CDS encoding type II secretion system F family protein, with amino-acid sequence MNFLFYGFVILVFFSIVLLIEAGYLWWNSRHSSEAKRVESRIRMMSAGGNGNDPAMSILKQRELSGSPLLTRMLLWVPRIQMVDRWLVQSGLNWSMGKFVAYTVVPPLMVCAIGFVVYVPPLVLVAVMLIAGMIAPFKVNRAKKKRLKAIEEQLPEAADMIGRSLKAGHSFSSALGMVGDEMPEPIGSEFRTTFDQINFGVSLNDALGGLANRIPVSDLRYFVVAILIQRESGGNLAEILGNISQIIRARLALLGKVRVLSAEGRLSAWVLGCLPFVVAFLISILNPGFLRVLYTDPTGIKLIGGAFVMMVLGVVWMRKIIRIHV; translated from the coding sequence ATGAACTTTCTATTCTATGGATTCGTCATCCTGGTGTTCTTCTCGATCGTTCTATTGATCGAAGCGGGCTATTTGTGGTGGAACAGCCGCCACAGCAGCGAGGCCAAGCGCGTCGAAAGCCGGATACGCATGATGTCTGCCGGCGGAAACGGCAATGATCCGGCGATGTCCATTCTCAAGCAGCGTGAGTTGAGCGGATCGCCGCTATTGACCCGAATGCTGCTGTGGGTGCCGCGCATCCAGATGGTGGACCGCTGGCTGGTTCAGTCCGGGCTGAACTGGTCGATGGGAAAGTTCGTTGCGTACACCGTGGTCCCGCCATTGATGGTGTGCGCCATAGGTTTTGTGGTCTATGTACCTCCGCTGGTGCTCGTTGCCGTCATGCTGATCGCCGGCATGATTGCGCCGTTCAAGGTGAATCGCGCCAAGAAGAAGCGGCTGAAGGCGATCGAGGAGCAGTTGCCTGAGGCGGCCGACATGATCGGCCGGTCGCTAAAGGCCGGACATTCGTTCTCGTCGGCGCTCGGCATGGTAGGCGATGAAATGCCTGAGCCGATCGGCAGCGAGTTTCGCACGACGTTCGACCAGATCAATTTCGGCGTGTCGCTCAATGACGCACTGGGCGGGCTCGCCAACCGCATACCGGTCAGCGACCTGCGCTATTTCGTGGTCGCCATCCTGATCCAGCGGGAGAGCGGCGGCAACCTCGCTGAAATTCTCGGCAACATCAGCCAGATCATTCGCGCCCGGCTGGCACTGCTCGGCAAGGTGAGAGTGCTGTCAGCCGAAGGGCGGCTGTCGGCTTGGGTTCTGGGCTGCTTGCCATTTGTGGTGGCGTTCCTGATCTCGATCCTGAATCCGGGCTTCCTTCGGGTGCTGTACACCGACCCGACGGGCATCAAGCTGATCGGTGGGGCGTTCGTCATGATGGTGCTCGGCGTGGTCTGGATGCGCAAGATCATCCGTATCCATGTTTGA
- a CDS encoding MarR family winged helix-turn-helix transcriptional regulator, with protein MKPASIERVDLVRLRFILGIKLSAFNQFVADQLGLNVTDLECLEVAYSDEVQPVTPGRLSKLTGLSPGSITSSLKNLEKAGLITREPDPTDGRRILLRFVPGGRAAITACFEPVNRHLAEFDGTLGYDELKSIRRYFCGVLKIIDDHLKGDQSV; from the coding sequence ATGAAACCTGCTTCTATCGAACGCGTGGATCTCGTCCGGTTGCGCTTCATACTGGGCATCAAGCTATCGGCCTTCAACCAGTTTGTGGCGGACCAGCTGGGACTGAACGTGACCGACCTGGAATGCCTCGAAGTCGCCTATTCGGACGAAGTGCAACCGGTCACGCCGGGCCGGCTATCGAAACTTACGGGACTATCTCCGGGCAGTATCACAAGCTCCCTGAAGAATCTCGAAAAAGCGGGGCTGATAACACGTGAGCCTGATCCGACCGATGGGCGGCGCATCTTGTTGCGTTTCGTTCCGGGCGGCCGGGCAGCGATCACAGCCTGTTTCGAGCCGGTCAACCGTCACCTTGCCGAATTTGATGGCACGCTTGGCTACGATGAACTGAAGAGCATACGAAGGTATTTTTGCGGGGTGCTGAAAATCATTGACGACCATCTGAAAGGTGATCAGTCTGTCTGA
- a CDS encoding TadE/TadG family type IV pilus assembly protein, with translation MRYHRRSLRRMRGAVAVEFGLVAIPLITLLLGIAEFGHAFYEYNTMVKSVRDATRLLSAYDPTDTTNYPLAQAQCLAVYGTTGCTGTPLVTGLTTNMVVVCDQVNTTGCSGQYKNVQTNPAAETINLIEVSIQGYQYNQITGFFNLGNMVFGDISCVMRQVL, from the coding sequence ATGCGCTATCACCGCCGATCCCTGCGCCGCATGCGAGGCGCCGTGGCAGTCGAATTCGGGCTCGTGGCCATTCCGTTGATCACGCTGCTGCTTGGCATCGCCGAGTTCGGCCACGCGTTCTATGAGTACAACACGATGGTGAAGTCGGTGCGGGATGCGACGCGCCTGCTGTCGGCCTATGACCCGACCGACACGACCAACTATCCGCTTGCGCAAGCCCAGTGCCTTGCGGTCTACGGCACGACGGGCTGTACAGGCACGCCCCTCGTGACTGGCCTGACGACAAACATGGTCGTGGTCTGCGACCAGGTCAATACAACGGGCTGCAGCGGGCAGTACAAGAACGTTCAAACCAACCCTGCCGCCGAGACCATCAATCTCATCGAGGTCAGCATCCAGGGATACCAGTACAACCAGATCACCGGGTTCTTCAATCTGGGCAATATGGTCTTCGGAGATATCAGCTGCGTGATGAGGCAAGTGCTATGA
- a CDS encoding CpaF family protein: protein MDNVMSLREQFSQHADAPAQDRALQRTKMAQKAYQELKRNVHQAIIDRVELEKLQRLSNDQIQYELAQLVERIVEEDNIPINEVERRHLIRDVRDEMLGFGPLELLLADPTVSDILVNTYSQIYVERRGKLELTDVTFYDDAHLMKVIEKIVSRVGRRVDESNPMVDARLPDGSRMNAIIPPSAIDGPLMSIRRFAVNPLSVKDLIEYQSVTPPMIHVLEALSAAKVNVLISGGTGSGKTTMLNLLSGFIPSDERIVTIEDAAELQLRQEHVLRLETRPPNIEGKGEITQRSLVRNALRMRPDRIILGEVRGAEALDMLQAMNTGHEGSLATIHANTPRDALTRLENMIGMAGLNLPQKSARHQISSAIGVIVQAARLTDGRRKITSISEITGMEGDIINMQEIFAFRRSGVDKDGKVCGHFCATGVRPKFSERLQAFGVAVPDSLYDPSRQFPV from the coding sequence ATGGACAACGTGATGAGTTTGCGCGAGCAGTTTTCCCAACACGCTGACGCACCGGCGCAGGACCGGGCTTTGCAGCGCACGAAAATGGCGCAAAAAGCCTATCAGGAGCTCAAGAGGAACGTTCATCAGGCGATCATCGATCGCGTCGAACTTGAAAAGCTGCAGCGTCTGTCGAACGACCAGATACAGTATGAGCTCGCTCAACTCGTCGAACGCATCGTTGAAGAGGACAACATCCCCATCAACGAGGTTGAGCGGCGGCACCTCATCCGCGACGTGCGCGACGAAATGCTCGGCTTCGGGCCGCTCGAGCTGCTGCTGGCCGATCCAACCGTCTCAGACATTCTCGTCAACACGTACAGTCAGATCTACGTCGAACGGCGCGGTAAGCTCGAACTGACCGACGTGACGTTCTACGACGACGCGCATCTGATGAAGGTAATCGAGAAGATCGTCTCGCGCGTGGGCCGCCGCGTCGATGAATCGAACCCGATGGTCGATGCGCGTCTGCCGGACGGGTCGCGGATGAACGCAATCATTCCGCCATCGGCGATTGATGGGCCCTTGATGTCCATTCGCCGGTTCGCCGTCAATCCGCTGAGCGTGAAAGATCTGATCGAGTATCAAAGCGTCACGCCGCCTATGATTCATGTGCTCGAAGCGCTGTCCGCCGCGAAGGTGAACGTGCTGATTTCGGGCGGCACGGGTAGCGGCAAGACGACGATGCTCAACCTGCTGTCGGGCTTCATTCCGTCCGATGAGCGGATCGTCACGATCGAAGACGCAGCTGAGCTTCAGTTGCGTCAGGAGCATGTGCTGCGGCTCGAAACACGTCCGCCCAACATTGAAGGTAAAGGCGAGATTACCCAGCGCTCGCTGGTGCGTAATGCCCTGCGGATGCGACCTGATCGGATCATCCTCGGCGAAGTGCGCGGCGCGGAAGCCCTGGATATGCTGCAGGCCATGAACACCGGTCACGAAGGTTCGCTCGCGACGATCCACGCCAATACGCCGCGCGATGCGCTGACGCGACTCGAAAACATGATCGGCATGGCCGGGCTGAATCTGCCGCAGAAGTCCGCACGCCACCAGATCAGCTCGGCAATTGGTGTCATCGTACAGGCCGCGCGTCTGACGGATGGGCGCCGCAAGATCACAAGCATCTCGGAAATTACCGGAATGGAAGGCGACATCATCAACATGCAGGAGATCTTCGCGTTCCGGCGCTCCGGGGTCGACAAGGACGGGAAGGTGTGCGGGCATTTCTGCGCGACGGGTGTGCGGCCGAAGTTCTCCGAGCGGTTGCAGGCATTCGGCGTGGCCGTGCCCGATTCGCTGTATGACCCGTCGAGGCAATTCCCCGTATAG
- a CDS encoding TadE/TadG family type IV pilus assembly protein — protein MNKTAILRLPGARRQKGVAALEFALVSTVFFTLLIGVMEMGRVLFYWNTAAEATRMGARVAVVCDINASQTTGNPVIKDMRKLLPILKPANVTVTYLPSGCDATSCTSVTVAITNVSVNTMVPFVPFDLMMPPFSTTLPRESLSSVGGTNPTCL, from the coding sequence ATGAACAAGACAGCGATCCTTCGTCTGCCCGGCGCGCGCCGTCAAAAAGGCGTAGCCGCCCTCGAATTCGCGCTCGTCTCGACGGTGTTCTTTACGCTGCTGATCGGCGTGATGGAAATGGGGCGTGTGCTCTTTTACTGGAATACGGCAGCCGAAGCCACGCGGATGGGCGCACGCGTGGCGGTGGTGTGCGACATCAACGCCAGCCAGACAACAGGCAATCCGGTGATCAAGGATATGCGGAAGCTATTGCCGATTCTGAAGCCCGCCAATGTGACGGTGACGTATTTGCCGTCGGGCTGCGACGCCACGTCGTGCACGTCGGTCACGGTTGCGATCACCAACGTCTCCGTCAACACGATGGTGCCCTTCGTACCATTCGACCTGATGATGCCGCCATTCTCGACGACGTTGCCAAGAGAAAGCTTAAGCAGCGTGGGCGGCACGAATCCGACCTGCCTCTAG
- a CDS encoding AAA family ATPase produces the protein MIDILTISSDPAHANAIARVVEAGDSHHRVRISTAGLLDLCTNKGALDGVDMLIFDGAQPTQQDFDALHAIATEHPDLTCMLLTPSPSADLLIRAMRAGVRDVQPWPADPDGLRHAVDRIARKTNSARRDGRVISFVSCKGGSGTSFLAANLAFAASTAGKRSLLIDLNPQFGEAAFLVSEITPPATLADVSTQIDRLDPAFLEACLTRVSDAFDVLAGAPDPARAKEIKPEHLQRILNLARPQYDLVIFDVGQSLSNVSIVALDQSEYIFPVLQLSLPYLRAGRRLLEIFRSLDYRGDKVRVLVNRYEKKGPVGLQELEKALGLRVASVIPEDKASVSASINQGVPILRLAQSSGVAKGLSELVHSLSPPPANSRSSSGILQKFFSRPALSRA, from the coding sequence ATGATCGACATTCTCACGATTTCATCCGATCCGGCGCACGCGAACGCGATCGCACGGGTCGTCGAGGCGGGCGATTCCCACCATCGCGTCAGGATCTCGACGGCGGGCTTGCTTGATCTCTGCACGAACAAGGGGGCGCTCGATGGCGTCGACATGCTGATATTCGACGGCGCGCAACCGACGCAACAGGACTTCGATGCGCTGCATGCCATTGCAACGGAGCATCCCGACTTGACCTGCATGCTGTTGACGCCGTCGCCGTCCGCGGACCTGCTCATTCGCGCGATGCGCGCAGGCGTGCGTGATGTCCAGCCGTGGCCGGCCGATCCTGACGGCCTGCGGCATGCCGTCGACCGTATCGCCCGCAAGACGAATAGCGCGCGGCGCGACGGGCGGGTTATTTCATTCGTGTCTTGCAAGGGCGGAAGCGGCACGTCTTTTCTGGCGGCAAACCTGGCGTTTGCAGCCTCGACGGCGGGCAAGCGCTCGCTGCTGATCGATCTGAACCCTCAGTTCGGCGAAGCGGCATTCCTCGTGTCCGAAATCACGCCGCCCGCTACGCTCGCCGATGTCAGCACGCAAATCGACCGGCTCGATCCCGCCTTCCTCGAAGCATGCCTGACGCGAGTCAGCGACGCTTTCGATGTGTTGGCCGGCGCGCCCGACCCGGCGCGTGCGAAGGAGATCAAGCCCGAGCATCTGCAGCGCATTCTGAATCTCGCGCGCCCTCAATACGATCTCGTCATTTTCGATGTCGGGCAGAGCCTCAGCAATGTGTCGATCGTCGCGCTGGATCAGAGCGAATACATCTTCCCCGTGCTGCAACTGAGCCTGCCGTATTTGCGGGCCGGCCGCAGGCTGCTGGAGATCTTCCGTTCGCTCGACTATCGCGGCGACAAGGTCCGCGTATTGGTCAACCGCTATGAGAAGAAGGGGCCCGTAGGGCTGCAGGAACTCGAGAAAGCGTTGGGCCTGCGCGTGGCGAGCGTCATTCCCGAAGACAAGGCATCCGTGTCAGCCTCGATCAACCAGGGGGTGCCGATTTTGCGGCTTGCCCAATCGAGCGGCGTCGCGAAAGGACTGAGCGAACTGGTGCACAGTCTTTCGCCTCCGCCAGCGAATTCGCGGAGCAGCAGCGGCATCCTGCAGAAGTTCTTTAGCCGGCCGGCGCTGAGCAGAGCCTGA
- a CDS encoding type II secretion system F family protein: protein MPAMKTEQLLLLAAVFAIVALVSLGVMALLMPNSINRRLGKLTNNEQPTAQGTNSDEAQWVKKIAEASKPIAKLSIPKEGWESSALRMKFMHAGWRSESAPGAYFAAKTVLVMGLPLILLVTVGPYLSNEKSKLLLFLLLVVAGIGYYLPNFVLTRRVRQRKQSIFEDFPDALDLLTVCVEAGLGLDAALMKVADEMHVKSQTLSDELQLVLLELRSGWSKETALKNLAMRTGVEEVEVLVAMLIQAERFGTSMADSLRVHSESLRLKRRLKAEEAAGKIALKLLFPLMFCIFPTLMLVLLGPAFIQVLRVLLPTLAGHPDGSVSQ, encoded by the coding sequence ATGCCCGCCATGAAAACAGAACAACTGTTATTGCTGGCCGCCGTATTCGCGATCGTCGCCCTTGTCTCATTGGGCGTGATGGCACTGCTGATGCCAAACTCGATCAATCGCCGCCTCGGCAAGCTCACAAACAACGAACAGCCTACGGCGCAAGGTACGAATAGCGACGAGGCTCAATGGGTAAAGAAGATTGCGGAAGCTTCGAAGCCGATTGCGAAACTCTCGATTCCGAAAGAGGGCTGGGAAAGTTCGGCGCTGCGCATGAAATTCATGCACGCCGGGTGGCGCAGCGAGTCGGCTCCCGGGGCTTACTTTGCCGCCAAAACCGTCCTCGTGATGGGGCTGCCCCTTATCCTCCTCGTGACGGTCGGCCCGTACCTGTCGAACGAAAAGAGCAAACTGCTTCTGTTCCTGCTGCTTGTGGTTGCGGGCATTGGCTACTACCTGCCGAATTTTGTGCTCACCCGCCGGGTGCGCCAGCGCAAGCAGTCCATTTTCGAGGACTTTCCCGATGCGCTGGACCTGCTCACGGTGTGTGTGGAGGCAGGCCTTGGCCTGGATGCTGCGCTGATGAAAGTGGCCGACGAAATGCATGTCAAGAGCCAGACGCTGAGCGACGAACTCCAACTCGTGCTCCTCGAACTGAGGTCGGGCTGGAGCAAGGAAACGGCGCTCAAGAACCTGGCAATGCGCACGGGCGTCGAGGAGGTCGAAGTGTTGGTCGCCATGCTGATCCAGGCAGAGCGCTTCGGCACCAGCATGGCCGATTCGTTGCGCGTGCATTCGGAAAGCCTGCGGCTCAAGCGCCGGCTCAAGGCGGAAGAGGCCGCCGGAAAGATCGCGCTGAAACTGCTATTTCCGCTCATGTTCTGCATCTTTCCGACGCTGATGCTGGTATTGCTCGGTCCGGCTTTCATCCAGGTCCTCCGCGTGCTGCTGCCGACGCTCGCCGGCCACCCAGACGGCTCGGTGTCGCAGTGA
- a CDS encoding sterol desaturase family protein: MSKEASISALSQCAVILSPVLVSLGLLALSLLLALWGERIAVRYLGEARPSAPSHAQFNIRYSLVSNAVVSMIQPMVAGISLTMTRTLGEGRIAFPAGPIGWCLAFVSALLISDLIEYLFHRAQHRFPLLWKMHELHHSAEHFDVTVTYRNFWIEPLIKSACLYPLVGVLLKVPPSVGVAVAIVFALNNNLVHMNVRFAPARYPWALNNPQVHRLHHSRDPADYDRNFGAMFLIWDHMFGTFRQPAQDRFPDVGLDSGEAPRKLFHALLWPWCRGQQRA; encoded by the coding sequence ATGTCGAAGGAGGCATCGATAAGTGCCCTTTCTCAGTGCGCTGTTATCTTGTCGCCAGTCTTGGTGTCGCTCGGGTTGCTCGCGCTGAGCCTCCTCCTGGCGTTATGGGGCGAACGTATTGCAGTTCGGTATCTGGGCGAGGCGCGGCCTTCTGCACCGTCGCATGCCCAGTTCAATATCCGGTACTCGCTGGTCAGCAATGCGGTGGTCTCCATGATTCAACCCATGGTGGCCGGCATATCGCTCACCATGACGCGCACATTGGGCGAAGGACGGATTGCTTTTCCAGCAGGCCCTATTGGATGGTGTCTAGCTTTTGTTTCGGCTCTCCTGATCTCTGACCTGATCGAATATCTCTTTCATCGAGCCCAGCACAGGTTTCCGCTGTTATGGAAAATGCACGAACTGCATCATAGCGCCGAGCATTTTGATGTCACGGTGACTTACAGGAATTTCTGGATTGAGCCGTTAATCAAATCAGCCTGTCTTTATCCGCTGGTTGGGGTGTTGCTCAAGGTACCGCCGAGTGTTGGTGTGGCAGTTGCGATCGTGTTCGCATTGAATAACAACCTGGTGCATATGAACGTCAGATTTGCGCCGGCACGTTATCCGTGGGCACTGAACAATCCGCAAGTTCATCGACTCCATCATTCACGCGATCCAGCAGACTACGACAGAAATTTTGGCGCTATGTTTCTTATCTGGGATCATATGTTTGGTACGTTTCGGCAGCCAGCGCAAGACCGTTTTCCGGACGTCGGACTGGATTCGGGCGAAGCGCCAAGGAAGTTGTTTCACGCGCTTTTATGGCCGTGGTGTCGTGGTCAGCAGAGAGCGTGA
- a CDS encoding pilus assembly protein TadG-related protein: protein MHRVNHSGMRGAARRGERGIVAIIVALTLAVLIGFAGLALDLGKLYIAKSELSNAADACALAAARDLTKAVSLDAPEAAGLTVGSTNRVLLQSENVASANIDVTFSKQFAGSYLNKSAYALSDVPKIGFVRCTVRRAGISNWFMRVVNATLGQSAVAATAVASTTQSQTTCALPVGVCQPPAGSPYAIGQWLPSKIGSDSNQQLSGNFMWVAYPIDPSDPNSGFQNTPDMKALLTGSGQCSLPTLGTNVGHTGNIQSIDGAWNTRFGIYQNPFKVPPDTPTGVPDFTGYSYVPTKDAKGNQVPGSNVFPDFRDNQRPGRNAYQGTNLVLNKYKTGGYDNGSDRRLALVPVVDCGALQGGTQKSAIKSWACVLMLHPMEKNISSYLSGTIWLEYRGDASAPDSPCATQGIPGSTSAGIGPMVPVLVQ, encoded by the coding sequence ATGCATCGCGTCAATCATTCCGGTATGCGTGGAGCGGCTCGGCGGGGCGAGCGCGGCATCGTGGCGATCATCGTCGCACTGACGCTCGCCGTGCTGATCGGCTTCGCCGGGCTCGCACTCGATCTGGGGAAGCTCTACATTGCGAAGAGCGAACTGTCGAATGCCGCGGACGCCTGTGCACTGGCAGCGGCACGTGACCTGACCAAGGCGGTGTCGCTCGATGCGCCCGAGGCGGCAGGGTTGACGGTGGGGTCGACCAATCGGGTGTTGCTGCAGAGCGAGAACGTGGCGTCGGCCAACATCGATGTCACGTTCAGCAAGCAGTTCGCCGGCTCCTATCTGAACAAGAGCGCGTACGCATTGTCGGATGTGCCTAAGATCGGATTCGTGCGCTGTACGGTGAGGCGCGCTGGTATATCCAACTGGTTCATGCGGGTGGTCAATGCCACGCTCGGTCAGTCGGCTGTTGCCGCGACGGCCGTAGCGTCCACCACGCAATCGCAGACCACGTGCGCGTTGCCCGTTGGCGTCTGCCAGCCTCCTGCAGGCAGCCCTTATGCGATTGGACAATGGTTGCCCAGCAAGATTGGCTCGGACAGTAACCAACAGTTGAGCGGTAACTTCATGTGGGTCGCGTACCCTATTGATCCAAGCGATCCGAACAGCGGGTTTCAGAATACGCCCGACATGAAAGCGCTACTCACGGGTTCAGGACAGTGCTCGTTGCCAACGCTCGGTACCAATGTCGGCCACACTGGCAACATCCAGAGCATAGACGGCGCATGGAATACCCGTTTCGGGATTTACCAGAACCCGTTCAAAGTTCCGCCGGACACCCCCACCGGTGTGCCGGATTTCACCGGCTACTCCTACGTGCCCACAAAGGATGCTAAAGGAAACCAGGTGCCGGGCTCGAATGTATTCCCAGATTTCCGCGACAACCAGCGGCCGGGTCGCAACGCTTACCAGGGGACGAATCTGGTCCTCAACAAATATAAAACAGGCGGTTACGACAATGGCTCCGACCGGCGGCTGGCGCTTGTACCGGTGGTCGACTGCGGTGCATTACAGGGTGGCACCCAGAAATCGGCAATCAAGTCATGGGCGTGCGTGCTGATGCTTCATCCGATGGAGAAAAACATCAGCAGTTATCTCAGCGGCACGATCTGGCTGGAGTATCGCGGTGACGCGAGCGCTCCGGATTCGCCCTGCGCAACACAGGGCATCCCGGGAAGCACGTCCGCTGGCATCGGGCCGATGGTACCCGTTCTCGTGCAATAG